Proteins encoded together in one Cicer arietinum cultivar CDC Frontier isolate Library 1 chromosome 4, Cicar.CDCFrontier_v2.0, whole genome shotgun sequence window:
- the LOC101497948 gene encoding FCS-Like Zinc finger 10-like: MAISDANYNYCSESHVLENNEKKTKSIFKAPLQFVGLGLDSDSLNSPTSPLDLTLLSNRGNPYEGQQQRIYDCTKLGLSIIDSLKDCSKFSVFKKASVNPTPSPQMIITKAPNFNHSIDSVHASKSLPKDFFKLPYTQNNSAFHKGESNVVFEIGETMIEPEPFGKSMSCSLDFYSPVKDSNFDLSSSPHFIGGSKNPNTLVFDELNANTLNLSASEIESSEDYTCVISHGPNPKKTHIFCDCILEICAADDVEKHQNKNEEKKGLFSHVVDGSETPKQCPYGGKFLTFCYQCNKKLEEGKDIYIYRGEKSFCSLTCRALEIMIDEELEKSIAPFENSLELESGGELFGSGIFTDAS; encoded by the exons ATGGCAATCTCTGATGCGAATTACAACTACTGTTCTGAATCTCATGTTTTGGAAAACAATGAGAAAAAAAccaaatcaattttcaaagccCCTCTTCAATTTGTAGGTCTTGGATTGGATTCTGATTCCCTTAACAGTCCAACTTCACCACTAGATCTTACTTTGCTTTCAAATAGAGGTAACCCTTATGAAGGACAACAACAAAGGATTTATGACTGTACCAAACTAGGTTTAAGCATCATAGATTCTTTGAAAGATTGTTCTAAATTTTCTGTCTTCAAGAAGGCTAGTGTTAATCCTACTCCTAGTCCTCAAATGATTATTACAAAAGCACCTAATTTTAATCACTCTATCGATTCTGTTCATGCTTCTAAATCCTTACCTAAAGATTTTTTTAAGCTTCCTTATACTCAAAATAATTCTGCTTTTCATAAGGGTGAATCcaatgttgtttttgaaattggTGAAACAATGATTGAACCTGAACCTTTTGGAAAATCAATGTCTTGTTCATTGGACTTTTATAGTCCAGTTAAAGATTCTAACTTTGATTTGAGCTCTTCTCCTCATTTTATTGGAGGAAGCAAGAATCCAAACACTTTGGTATTTGATGAGTTGAATGCAAACACCTTGAATCTATCTGCAAGTGAGATTGAAAGCTCTGAGGACTATACATGTGTGATTTCTCATGGTCCTAATCCTAAGAAAACACATATTTTCTGTGATTGTATTTTAGAAATTTGTGCTGCTGATGATGTtgaaaaacatcaaaataagaATGAGGAGAAGAAGGGTTTGTTTTCTCATGTGGTTGATGGATCAGAGACTCCAAAACAATGTCCCTACGGGGGTAAATTTTTGACTTTCTGCTACCAATGCAACAAGAAATTGGAAGAAGGGAAAGATATTTACATATATAG AGGTGAAAAGTCGTTTTGCAGCTTAACTTGTCGCGCACTTGAGATTATGATTGACGAGGAGCTAGAGAAATCCATTGCACCATTTGAAAATTCTTTAGAGTTAGAATCTGGTGGAGAACTCTTTGGATCTGGCATCTTCACTGATGCATCATAG
- the LOC101496966 gene encoding probable E3 ubiquitin-protein ligase RZFP34 — MGEVAVLHSEPLHFECNDIKHVTEEDVYPPKSNPECLPGENSSQSIKANHLQDKGYMEYGCQHYRRRCQIRAPCCNEIFDCRHCHNESKNDINIDYKHRHDMPRHQVKQVICSLCGTEQEVQQNCINCGVCMGKYFCETCKLFDDDISKQQYHCNGCGICRTGGHENFFHCYKCGCCYSTLLKNSHPCVEGAMHHDCPVCFEYLFESRNDVIVMPCGHTIHKSCLNEMREHYQYACPLCSKSVCDMSKVWEKLDLEIAATPMPDPYQNKMVWILCNDCGKTSNVRFHFVAQKCLNCKSYNTRQTRG, encoded by the exons ATGGGTGAGGTGGCAGTGTTGCACTCTGAGCCTCTGCACTTTGAATGCAATGACATCAAACATGTGACTGAAGAAGATGTTTATCCACCAAAATCAAATCCAGAATGCTTGCCTGGAGAAAATTCAAGTCAATCTATAAAAGCAAATCATTTGCAAGATAAAGGATATATGGAATACGG ATGCCAACACTACCGGAGAAGATGCCAAATCAGGGCCCCCTGTTGCAATGAGATTTTTGATTGCCGCCATTGTCACAATGAGTCGAAA AATGATATCAACATAGATTATAAGCATAGACATGACATGCCCCGACACCAAGTCAAACAG GTGATATGTTCACTTTGTGGCACTGAGCAAGAG GTTCAGCAAAACTGTATTAATTGTGGTGTTTGTATGGGCAAGTACTTCTGTGAGACATGCAAGCTCTTTGACGATGAT ATATCAAAGCAGCAGTACCATTGTAATGGCTGTGGAATTTGCAG GACTGGTGGACACGAGAATTTTTTCCATTGTTATAAGTGTG GTTGTTGCTATTCAACTCTGCTGAAAAACAGTCACCCCTGTGTGGAAGGAGCTATGCATCATGATTGCCCCGTTTGCTTTGAG TATTTGTTTGAATCAAGAAATGATGTCATTGTTATGCCGTGCGGACATACAATTCATAAAAGCTGTCTGAATGAAATGAGAGAACATTACCA gTACGCATGCCCTCTCTGTTCGAAGTCAGTCTGTGATATGTCAAAGGTTTGGGAGAAATTGGACTTGGAGATTGCTGCTACGCCAATGCCTGAcccatatcaaaataaaatg GTTTGGATCTTGTGCAATGACTGCGGGAAAACTTCTAATGTTCGGTTTCATTTTGTGGCACAAAAATGCCTCAACTGCAAATCCTACAACACCCGGCAGACGAGAGGCTGA